The sequence below is a genomic window from bacterium.
CCATCCAAGGAACCGGCCTGGGCTTGAACATCGTCAGGCGCTGCGTGGACCTGATGGGCGGAACGCTGTCGTTCCGCAGCGAAGAAGGGCGGGGCAGCCGATTCGAGGTGCGTCTCGCGACGGAGGGAGGAAAGCGATGAAGAAGATTCTGCTGATCGAGGACGATCCGGCGGTTCGGGAAAACACCGCCGAGATCCTGGAGTTGGCTCACTACGAGGTCCTCACCGCCGAGAACGGCAAGAAGGGGCTGCAGCGGCTCGCCGAATTCTCGCCCGACCTCATCGTCTGCGACATCATGATGCCGGAGCTCGACGGCTACGGCGTCCTCCACATCCTCTCCAAGGAGCCGGCGACCGCGGCCATACCCTTCATTTTCCTTACCGCCAAGGCCGAAAAGAGCGAGTTCCGCAAGGGCATGGAGCTTGGCGCCGACGATTACGTCACCAAGCCCTTCGAGGAGACCGAGCTGCTCAACGCCATCGAGGCCCGATTCAAGAAGTCGGAGCTGCTCAAGGCCCAATTCACGCCAGATTTAGCTGGACTGAATCGTTTCCTGGACGCGGCCCAAGAAATGACCCAGCTCGAGGGGCTTTTTCGGCAACGGCCGACCGTCAAGCTCAAGAAGAAGGACATCCTTTTTCAGGAGGGCGACACGCCGAATGCGGTGTATTTCGTCAGTCGCGGCAAGATCAAGGCTTTCCGAATCCACGATGACGGGAAGGAATTTGTCACCGGGGTCTACGGCAGCGGCGATTTTCTCGGCTACGTCCCGCTGCTCCAAGCTTCCGACCAGATCGAATCGGCGGCGGCGATGGAGGAAAGCGAGGTTTGTAAGATTCCCAAGGACGACTTCCTGGCCCTGGTCTACAAG
It includes:
- a CDS encoding response regulator, with amino-acid sequence MKKILLIEDDPAVRENTAEILELAHYEVLTAENGKKGLQRLAEFSPDLIVCDIMMPELDGYGVLHILSKEPATAAIPFIFLTAKAEKSEFRKGMELGADDYVTKPFEETELLNAIEARFKKSELLKAQFTPDLAGLNRFLDAAQEMTQLEGLFRQRPTVKLKKKDILFQEGDTPNAVYFVSRGKIKAFRIHDDGKEFVTGVYGSGDFLGYVPLLQASDQIESAAAMEESEVCKIPKDDFLALVYKNRDVAARFLRLLAKGAIEQERQLLSLAYDTVKRRVAQALIRLGARRISIQRDDLAGMAGTATETVIRCLSDLRAEGLIQIEGRDILILDQAGLEEAG